One [Clostridium] saccharolyticum WM1 DNA segment encodes these proteins:
- a CDS encoding zinc metallopeptidase has product MYYGGMMGYYLDPTWILVIIGAVLSMAASAKVNNTFNKYSKVRSMSGMTGAEAAKRLLNSQGIYDVQVRSVGGQLTDHYDPRTKTVNLSDSVYGSTSVAAIGVAAHECGHVMQDNTGYIPLKLRAAIVPAANIGSKAALPLIILGVIIGGAGSPLVNVGLILFSLAVIFQLVTLPVEFNASNRAVTLLGQVGILGDQELGYTRKVLGAAALTYVAALAATVLQLLRLVILFGGRRNDD; this is encoded by the coding sequence ATGTATTATGGCGGCATGATGGGATATTATTTGGATCCGACCTGGATCCTGGTCATCATCGGAGCAGTTTTGTCCATGGCGGCATCGGCTAAGGTAAACAATACATTTAATAAATATTCAAAAGTAAGAAGCATGTCCGGGATGACCGGGGCGGAAGCTGCAAAACGCCTGCTGAATTCCCAAGGCATTTACGATGTTCAGGTAAGGTCTGTGGGCGGACAGCTTACGGATCATTATGATCCAAGAACCAAAACGGTTAATTTATCCGATTCTGTTTACGGTTCTACATCCGTGGCGGCGATCGGAGTTGCCGCACATGAATGCGGCCATGTTATGCAGGACAACACGGGATACATTCCTCTTAAGCTTCGGGCAGCCATTGTACCGGCAGCCAATATAGGCTCCAAAGCGGCACTGCCCCTCATCATTCTTGGCGTTATCATAGGAGGAGCTGGTTCTCCTTTGGTTAATGTGGGGCTGATCCTGTTTTCCCTGGCCGTAATTTTCCAGTTAGTCACTCTTCCAGTGGAATTCAATGCTTCCAACCGGGCGGTCACGCTGCTTGGCCAGGTAGGCATTTTAGGCGATCAGGAATTGGGATATACCAGAAAAGTGCTGGGTGCGGCTGCCCTTACCTATGTGGCGGCGCTTGCGGCTACCGTTCTTCAGCTTTTAAGGCTGGTCATCTTGTTCGGAGGAAGAAGGAATGATGACTAA
- the fmt gene encoding methionyl-tRNA formyltransferase, whose product MRIIFMGTPDFSVPALVALKEAGHEILGVVTQPDKPKGRGKEVQMTPVKEKALEYNLQVYQPVKARDPEFVKILSDMAPDLIVVIAFGQLLPKTILDIPPYGCVNIHASLLPKYRGASPIQYAVINGEKESGVTIMMMAESLDTGDMLDQEAIALEEKETFGSLHDKLSGIGSRLILKTIDKLEEGTAVRTPQDDSRTCYVGMIKKSMGDIDWSMDAVSIERLIRGLNPWPSAYTTWNGKVMKLWEAEVIDKEYEGACGQVAEVNRDSLVIKTGKGGLSIRKLQLQGKKCMDVDAFLRGYSIAKGTVLERFGSMK is encoded by the coding sequence ATGCGCATTATATTTATGGGAACACCCGATTTTTCTGTTCCTGCACTTGTGGCTTTAAAGGAAGCCGGACATGAAATCCTTGGGGTAGTTACTCAGCCGGACAAACCCAAGGGAAGAGGAAAGGAAGTCCAGATGACTCCTGTAAAGGAGAAAGCACTGGAATACAACCTCCAGGTTTACCAGCCGGTCAAGGCCAGAGATCCGGAGTTTGTTAAAATTCTGTCCGATATGGCTCCGGACTTAATCGTGGTGATTGCGTTCGGTCAGCTCCTGCCGAAAACCATTCTGGATATTCCCCCATACGGTTGTGTGAATATTCATGCTTCACTGCTTCCCAAATACCGCGGCGCTTCTCCCATACAGTATGCAGTTATTAATGGCGAAAAGGAAAGCGGGGTAACCATCATGATGATGGCGGAATCTTTAGATACAGGAGATATGCTGGATCAGGAAGCCATTGCTCTGGAGGAAAAGGAAACCTTCGGAAGTCTTCACGATAAACTCAGCGGGATCGGCAGCCGTCTTATTTTAAAAACCATTGATAAGCTGGAAGAAGGAACTGCTGTCCGTACCCCTCAGGATGATTCCAGGACCTGCTACGTAGGCATGATTAAAAAGTCCATGGGAGACATCGACTGGTCGATGGATGCAGTATCCATTGAGCGTCTTATCCGTGGATTAAATCCATGGCCCAGCGCCTATACTACCTGGAATGGTAAGGTAATGAAGCTTTGGGAAGCAGAAGTAATAGACAAAGAGTATGAGGGAGCCTGCGGACAGGTGGCAGAGGTGAACCGGGATTCACTTGTCATAAAGACCGGCAAAGGCGGCTTATCAATCCGTAAACTACAGCTGCAGGGGAAAAAGTGTATGGATGTGGATGCTTTTCTCCGCGGATATTCCATAGCAAAAGGAACTGTTTTAGAACGCTTTGGGAGCATGAAATAG
- the def gene encoding peptide deformylase, with protein sequence MAIRKIRTIGDEILRKQCKPVKEITPRITELVEDMFETMYDSNGVGLAASQVGVLKQIVVIDVEDGNQYVLINPEILETRGSQTGPEGCLSVPGKSGTVTRPEYVRIKAYDASMEPYELEGEGLLARAICHECDHLNGDLYVDKVEGELEDVTPDEEEGEVED encoded by the coding sequence ATGGCAATTAGAAAGATTAGAACCATTGGAGATGAAATTTTAAGAAAACAATGCAAGCCTGTAAAAGAGATCACGCCTAGGATTACTGAGCTGGTCGAAGATATGTTTGAAACCATGTACGACTCCAATGGAGTCGGCCTGGCGGCTTCACAGGTGGGAGTGTTAAAGCAGATCGTTGTGATAGACGTGGAGGATGGCAACCAGTATGTTCTCATCAATCCTGAAATTTTAGAAACAAGAGGAAGCCAGACCGGACCGGAAGGCTGCCTTAGTGTGCCTGGTAAATCAGGAACAGTCACAAGGCCTGAATACGTAAGGATAAAGGCTTATGACGCTTCCATGGAGCCTTATGAACTGGAGGGAGAAGGGCTGTTAGCCCGGGCAATCTGCCATGAATGCGATCATTTAAATGGTGATCTGTACGTAGACAAGGTGGAAGGTGAGCTGGAAGATGTCACTCCTGATGAGGAAGAAGGAGAGGTTGAAGATTAA
- the priA gene encoding replication restart helicase PriA has product MTERFARIIIDISHEKVDRTFDYRIPAGLLEEVAVGSLVLIPFGKGNSMRKGYVVGIAGHADYDPDKIKEIAGIVRDGVTAESLLISLAWWLKEQYGSTMNHALKTVLPVKQKVKPKEKKVLKSLLDHTQLLKALKEAEKRNYKARVRLFQAFLKNPVIPYEIAVNQMNLSAATLKPVIEKGYVSLDCEEIYRNPVKTKTGKENKVLLNEEQQAIVDSFCLDYSQNKRTTYLIHGITGSGKTEVYMELIQKVIEDGKQVIVLIPEIALTYQTVLRFYARFGNRVSMINSRLSAGERYDQFERARNGDIDIIIGPRSALFTPFSHLGLILIDEEHEGAYKSEVSPRYHAREVAVKRASLQGASLVLGSATPSLEAYTKALQGEYKLFRLTERAKKNSRLATVSVVDLRQELKEGNKSIFSRSLKALIQDRLERREQVMLFINRRGYANFVSCRSCGEAIRCPHCDVTLTLHNNSRLVCHYCGYSIPMPERCPSCGSPYIANFGVGTQKIEQMTKKMFPAARILRMDLDTTSKKGGHEEILTAFSEGDADILIGTQMIVKGHDFPNVTLVGVMAADLSLNTPDYRSSERTFQLLTQAAGRAGRDFRNGDVIIQTYCPDHYSIVAAANQDYEAFYHQEMAYRRLMKYPPASGLLTVQFSSRQENCLSEASAAAAGFIAPIAEREGVQVIGPVEASVYKINDIYRKILYLKQENYDILIKIRDQIDGFSEGRRPLFDQVMIQYDFS; this is encoded by the coding sequence ATGACGGAACGATTTGCCCGGATTATCATTGATATTTCCCATGAGAAGGTAGACAGAACATTTGATTATCGGATTCCGGCCGGGCTTCTTGAGGAAGTGGCCGTTGGGTCCCTGGTTCTGATTCCCTTTGGAAAAGGGAATTCCATGCGGAAAGGATACGTGGTCGGCATTGCCGGCCATGCAGATTATGATCCGGATAAGATAAAGGAAATCGCAGGGATTGTAAGGGATGGCGTAACAGCGGAATCCCTGCTTATTTCACTGGCGTGGTGGCTGAAAGAGCAGTATGGTTCCACCATGAACCATGCACTCAAAACGGTGCTTCCGGTAAAACAGAAGGTGAAGCCCAAAGAAAAAAAAGTACTTAAAAGCCTTCTGGACCATACCCAGCTTTTAAAGGCATTGAAAGAAGCGGAAAAAAGAAACTATAAGGCAAGGGTACGCCTCTTTCAGGCATTCCTTAAAAATCCAGTGATCCCCTATGAAATTGCAGTCAACCAGATGAATCTTTCTGCCGCCACCTTAAAGCCTGTTATCGAAAAGGGATACGTTAGTCTTGACTGTGAGGAGATCTACAGAAATCCTGTTAAAACAAAAACAGGAAAAGAAAATAAAGTGCTTCTGAATGAGGAACAGCAGGCCATCGTAGACAGCTTTTGCCTGGATTATTCCCAAAATAAGAGAACTACCTATTTGATTCACGGCATAACAGGAAGCGGTAAAACGGAAGTATACATGGAACTGATCCAAAAGGTCATCGAAGATGGAAAGCAGGTGATCGTCCTCATACCGGAAATTGCCCTGACCTACCAGACGGTCCTGCGCTTTTACGCAAGATTCGGGAACCGGGTATCCATGATCAACTCACGGTTGTCCGCAGGGGAGCGTTATGACCAGTTTGAACGGGCAAGAAACGGGGATATTGATATTATAATCGGTCCCCGTTCCGCCCTTTTTACTCCCTTTTCCCATCTGGGCCTGATCCTGATAGACGAAGAGCATGAAGGAGCGTATAAAAGCGAGGTATCCCCAAGGTACCATGCCAGAGAGGTGGCAGTGAAAAGAGCCTCTTTGCAGGGGGCTTCCCTGGTGTTAGGCTCGGCTACTCCCTCCCTGGAGGCATACACAAAGGCACTTCAGGGAGAATACAAGCTTTTCCGCCTGACGGAAAGGGCCAAAAAAAACAGCCGTCTGGCAACCGTTTCCGTGGTAGATTTAAGGCAGGAGCTTAAGGAAGGCAATAAATCCATTTTCAGCAGGAGTTTAAAGGCTCTGATCCAGGACCGGCTGGAAAGGCGGGAACAGGTTATGCTGTTTATCAACAGGCGGGGCTATGCTAATTTTGTATCCTGCCGGTCCTGCGGGGAAGCTATTCGCTGCCCCCACTGTGATGTCACCCTGACACTCCATAATAACAGCCGCCTGGTCTGTCATTATTGTGGATATTCCATACCCATGCCGGAACGATGCCCATCCTGCGGTTCTCCTTACATTGCCAATTTTGGTGTTGGAACCCAGAAAATCGAACAAATGACGAAAAAAATGTTTCCGGCTGCAAGAATCCTGCGGATGGATTTGGATACCACCTCCAAAAAAGGAGGCCATGAAGAAATACTCACCGCCTTTTCTGAGGGAGATGCAGATATTCTTATCGGAACCCAGATGATTGTTAAAGGCCATGATTTTCCCAATGTGACCCTGGTGGGAGTTATGGCTGCAGATCTGTCTTTGAATACTCCTGATTACCGGTCCTCTGAGCGGACGTTCCAGCTTCTTACCCAGGCGGCGGGAAGGGCCGGCCGGGATTTCCGTAACGGTGACGTAATCATCCAGACCTATTGTCCGGATCACTACAGCATTGTGGCCGCCGCAAACCAGGACTATGAAGCGTTTTACCATCAGGAAATGGCTTATCGCCGTCTGATGAAATATCCTCCGGCAAGCGGTCTTTTAACCGTCCAATTTTCCTCCAGACAGGAGAACTGCCTGAGTGAAGCATCGGCAGCGGCGGCCGGTTTTATCGCGCCCATTGCAGAGCGGGAAGGGGTACAGGTTATCGGCCCTGTTGAGGCGTCCGTTTACAAAATTAATGATATCTATAGAAAAATTTTATACTTGAAACAGGAAAACTATGATATACTAATAAAAATCAGGGACCAGATCGATGGTTTTTCAGAAGGCCGCAGGCCGTTGTTCGACCAGGTAATGATCCAATATGATTTTTCATAA
- a CDS encoding UDP-N-acetylmuramoyl-tripeptide--D-alanyl-D-alanine ligase, which yields MVNIRVKDILSATGGRLLCGSEEMILENISIDSRTMKGNDLFVPLIGDKVDAHRFIGQAFDNGAAAVLTSRHDAMDSARPWIQVEDTKKALQAIGSYYRDRLILPLVGITGSVGKTTTREMVACALSARYSVYKTPGNHNSQVGVPITISEIAPEDEIGVIELGMSEPGELTVIARIAKIQMAVITNIGVTHIEQLGTQDNIYREKLTIQDGLTEGGILFLNGDDQFLKSTKAKEGCRTIYYGTGENCDYRALNVHLEEGFPAFTAAFGQKQVPVRLAVMGSHNVLNAMVSLAVAAECGIPMEKAAKCLEAFTGFRNRQQIYQTGGITVIDDTYNASPVSMKAGLEVLGSITKAKRRIAVLADMKELGDNTLSYHYEIGEYIAEHPVDELVTLGELAGEIARAVKEHAPCIQVKEFMEQDPLVSYLKEELKEGDCVLFKGSNSMMLGPVAEKFYRS from the coding sequence ATGGTTAATATAAGGGTAAAGGATATACTTTCTGCCACAGGCGGAAGACTTCTTTGCGGAAGTGAGGAGATGATCCTGGAGAATATCAGTATAGACTCCAGAACCATGAAGGGGAACGACCTGTTTGTCCCTCTCATAGGAGATAAGGTAGATGCTCACCGCTTTATTGGGCAGGCATTTGATAACGGGGCGGCTGCAGTCCTTACCAGCAGGCATGACGCCATGGACTCGGCAAGACCGTGGATCCAGGTGGAGGATACGAAAAAAGCACTTCAGGCAATCGGCAGCTATTACAGGGACCGGCTGATCCTACCCCTGGTGGGAATTACCGGAAGTGTGGGTAAGACCACCACCAGGGAAATGGTGGCCTGTGCCTTGTCTGCCCGTTACTCCGTATATAAAACACCTGGAAACCATAACAGTCAGGTAGGAGTGCCGATCACCATATCGGAGATCGCTCCGGAGGATGAAATCGGAGTCATTGAGTTAGGGATGAGTGAGCCTGGAGAGCTGACCGTCATTGCAAGAATTGCAAAAATCCAGATGGCGGTGATCACCAACATCGGAGTGACTCATATTGAACAGCTTGGAACCCAGGATAACATTTACAGGGAAAAGCTGACCATCCAGGATGGACTGACGGAAGGAGGTATTCTGTTTTTAAATGGAGACGACCAGTTTTTAAAATCCACAAAAGCCAAAGAGGGCTGCAGGACCATTTATTACGGAACCGGAGAAAATTGCGATTACAGGGCTTTGAATGTCCATTTGGAAGAAGGCTTTCCTGCTTTTACCGCAGCGTTCGGGCAAAAACAGGTTCCGGTGCGCCTTGCGGTCATGGGAAGCCATAATGTGCTGAATGCTATGGTATCTCTTGCAGTGGCTGCAGAATGTGGGATTCCCATGGAGAAAGCCGCAAAATGCCTTGAGGCATTTACAGGCTTTCGGAACCGGCAGCAGATCTATCAAACCGGAGGCATAACTGTCATTGATGATACATACAATGCCAGTCCTGTCTCCATGAAAGCAGGATTGGAAGTATTGGGTTCCATAACTAAGGCGAAACGAAGAATCGCCGTTTTGGCCGATATGAAAGAGTTGGGAGATAATACCCTTTCATATCATTATGAAATCGGAGAATACATTGCAGAGCATCCGGTAGATGAGCTGGTGACCTTAGGAGAGCTGGCAGGAGAAATTGCCAGGGCGGTGAAGGAGCATGCACCTTGCATCCAGGTAAAGGAATTTATGGAACAGGATCCGCTGGTGTCCTATTTAAAAGAGGAATTAAAGGAAGGGGACTGCGTGCTCTTTAAAGGCTCCAACAGCATGATGCTTGGCCCGGTGGCAGAGAAATTTTACCGGAGTTGA
- a CDS encoding UDP-N-acetylmuramoyl-L-alanyl-D-glutamate--2,6-diaminopimelate ligase — MKFKEWLKDLTYEVLQGSLDVEVEEVIYDSRKARNGAVFVCMKGTRTDSHEFIPEVVNAGVQILVVERKTELPDGVTAILVHNAREALALLSAARFGYPAEKMVTIGVTGTKGKTTTTHMIKTVLEACGKKVGMIGTTGIVIGQEVTPTVNTTPESYELHQAFCHMAEAGCEYMVMEVSSQAFKMHRVDGISFDYGLFTNISPDHIGPDEHADFEEYLYYKSRIFSCCKVGIMNGDDEHWAEVVKDATCRLYSFSMEKKSTDFKAEAIRYIAQPDFVGLEFDIKGISQLSVRVNIPGRFNVANALAAVSVLSFLGLPKENICHGLEHLNVNGRMEIVYSSETCTVIVDYAHNAVSMESLLSTLRDYRPKRLVCVFGCGGNRSKDRRITMGDSAGRLADFTIITADNSRYEKTEDIIADIRKSLEKTGGKFIEIPDRREAIRYSITHAQPGDMIAIIGKGHENYQEMNGVRYHFSDQEEILKAVDAQLSKEA; from the coding sequence ATGAAGTTTAAAGAATGGCTAAAGGACTTAACATATGAAGTACTGCAGGGAAGCCTTGACGTGGAGGTGGAGGAAGTAATTTATGACTCCAGGAAAGCCCGGAATGGAGCCGTCTTCGTCTGTATGAAAGGCACCAGAACCGACTCTCACGAATTCATACCTGAGGTAGTAAACGCCGGGGTTCAGATTCTGGTGGTAGAACGAAAGACAGAGCTTCCGGATGGCGTAACTGCCATTCTCGTACATAATGCAAGAGAAGCGCTGGCGCTCTTATCAGCTGCCAGATTCGGCTATCCGGCTGAAAAGATGGTGACCATCGGCGTGACCGGAACGAAGGGAAAGACCACTACCACCCACATGATCAAGACGGTATTGGAGGCTTGCGGGAAGAAAGTAGGGATGATCGGAACCACTGGAATTGTCATTGGCCAGGAAGTGACACCTACCGTGAATACCACCCCTGAATCTTATGAGCTTCATCAGGCCTTTTGTCATATGGCAGAAGCAGGCTGTGAATATATGGTCATGGAGGTTTCCTCCCAGGCCTTTAAAATGCACCGGGTGGATGGAATCAGCTTTGATTACGGACTGTTTACCAATATTTCACCTGACCATATCGGACCGGATGAGCATGCAGACTTTGAGGAATATCTCTATTATAAATCCCGGATTTTCTCCTGCTGTAAAGTGGGCATCATGAATGGTGATGATGAGCATTGGGCGGAAGTGGTTAAGGATGCCACCTGCAGGCTGTATTCCTTTTCCATGGAAAAAAAGAGTACGGATTTTAAGGCAGAGGCCATCCGCTATATCGCACAGCCTGATTTTGTGGGACTGGAATTTGATATCAAAGGTATCAGCCAGCTGTCTGTCCGGGTGAATATTCCGGGTCGCTTTAACGTAGCCAATGCACTGGCAGCGGTCAGTGTCTTAAGCTTTTTAGGCCTTCCGAAAGAGAATATCTGTCATGGGCTGGAGCATTTAAATGTAAATGGGCGCATGGAAATTGTTTATTCCTCCGAAACGTGTACGGTGATCGTAGACTATGCACATAATGCGGTCAGCATGGAAAGCCTGCTGTCAACCCTAAGAGATTACCGGCCCAAACGGCTTGTCTGTGTCTTTGGCTGCGGCGGGAACCGTTCCAAAGACCGGCGGATTACCATGGGAGACAGCGCAGGACGTCTGGCAGATTTTACCATCATCACTGCGGATAACTCCAGATATGAAAAGACAGAGGATATTATCGCTGACATCCGTAAAAGTCTTGAAAAGACCGGAGGTAAATTCATAGAAATTCCGGACCGCAGAGAAGCGATCCGCTACAGCATCACCCATGCCCAGCCAGGTGACATGATTGCCATTATTGGGAAGGGCCATGAAAATTACCAGGAAATGAACGGAGTCCGCTATCATTTTTCAGACCAGGAAGAAATATTAAAAGCGGTGGATGCCCAGCTTTCAAAGGAAGCTTAA
- a CDS encoding formate--tetrahydrofolate ligase, with amino-acid sequence MRTDIEIAQEAEMLPVKDVAASYGIGEDELELYGKYKAKLTDGLWERIKDRPDGRLVLVTAINPTPAGEGKTTTTVGLGQAFGKMGKKAIIALREPSLGPCFGIKGGAAGGGYAQVVPMEDLNLHFTGDFHAITSANNLLAALLDNHIHQGNALGIDTRQILWKRCLDMNDRALRNIVVGLGSKAEGFVREDHFVITVASEIMAILCLANDMEDLKVRLGRIIVAYNYAGEPVTASQLNAVGAMAALLKDALKPNLIQTLEHTGAIVHGGPFANIAHGCNSVRATKTALKLADIVVTEAGFGADLGAEKFLDIKCRKAGLKPDAIVLVATVRALKYNGGVPKDQLKEENLEALKKGIVNLEKHIENMMKYGVPVIVTLNSFLTDTEAEHRFVQSFCEERGCEFALSQVWEKGGEGGIALAEKVLYTLENKESNFAPIYPDEMGLEDKIAAVAREIYGADGVSYAPAALKAIRKFQDMGFGNLPVCMAKTQYSLSDDQNRLGRPEGFEITVRDAYVSAGAGFVVILTGAIMTMPGLPKKPAADNIDVNEEGVITGLF; translated from the coding sequence ATGAGAACAGATATCGAAATCGCACAAGAGGCAGAAATGCTGCCTGTGAAAGATGTGGCTGCTTCCTATGGGATCGGCGAGGATGAACTGGAGCTATACGGAAAGTATAAGGCAAAGCTGACTGACGGCCTGTGGGAACGGATCAAGGACCGTCCGGACGGCAGGCTGGTACTGGTGACTGCCATTAATCCTACCCCTGCAGGGGAGGGAAAGACCACCACTACCGTAGGCCTTGGACAGGCATTTGGAAAAATGGGAAAAAAAGCCATCATCGCTCTTAGGGAGCCTTCTCTTGGTCCTTGTTTTGGCATCAAGGGCGGAGCCGCAGGCGGCGGCTATGCCCAGGTGGTGCCCATGGAAGATTTAAATCTTCACTTTACCGGTGATTTTCATGCCATAACCTCAGCCAATAACTTACTTGCCGCCCTGTTAGACAATCATATCCACCAGGGGAACGCTCTTGGAATCGATACCCGCCAGATTCTATGGAAACGCTGTCTTGACATGAATGACCGTGCTCTGAGAAATATTGTGGTGGGCCTTGGTTCCAAAGCAGAAGGCTTTGTGAGGGAGGATCATTTTGTCATTACAGTCGCATCGGAAATCATGGCCATTCTATGTCTTGCAAATGATATGGAAGATCTAAAAGTACGGCTGGGACGGATCATCGTGGCATATAATTATGCTGGAGAGCCTGTGACCGCCTCCCAGTTAAATGCAGTAGGAGCCATGGCGGCTTTATTAAAGGATGCCTTAAAGCCCAATCTGATACAGACCCTGGAGCATACCGGCGCCATCGTTCACGGCGGTCCCTTTGCCAACATTGCTCATGGCTGCAACAGTGTCCGTGCTACAAAGACCGCTTTAAAGCTGGCTGATATCGTTGTGACAGAGGCAGGGTTCGGTGCGGATCTTGGTGCAGAAAAATTTCTGGATATCAAATGCCGGAAGGCCGGTTTAAAGCCGGATGCCATTGTACTGGTTGCAACGGTAAGGGCCCTTAAATACAACGGAGGGGTTCCAAAGGACCAGCTAAAGGAGGAAAATCTGGAGGCTCTTAAAAAAGGCATTGTCAATCTGGAAAAGCATATTGAAAACATGATGAAATACGGTGTTCCTGTGATTGTTACCTTAAATTCCTTCCTTACCGACACAGAGGCAGAGCACCGGTTTGTCCAGTCGTTCTGCGAGGAACGAGGGTGTGAGTTTGCCTTATCCCAGGTATGGGAAAAAGGAGGGGAAGGCGGCATAGCATTGGCAGAAAAAGTCCTTTATACCCTGGAAAATAAGGAAAGCAATTTTGCTCCCATTTACCCTGATGAAATGGGGCTGGAAGATAAAATCGCCGCGGTTGCAAGGGAAATCTACGGCGCAGACGGGGTGTCCTATGCTCCGGCAGCCTTAAAAGCCATAAGGAAATTTCAGGATATGGGCTTTGGCAATCTTCCTGTATGCATGGCAAAGACACAATATTCCTTATCCGATGACCAGAACAGGCTTGGCCGGCCGGAAGGCTTTGAAATTACCGTACGGGATGCATATGTATCCGCAGGAGCCGGGTTTGTGGTCATTCTGACCGGAGCCATCATGACCATGCCAGGTCTTCCAAAGAAGCCGGCCGCAGATAATATTGACGTAAATGAAGAGGGAGTAATCACCGGATTATTCTGA